One genomic window of Ottowia oryzae includes the following:
- a CDS encoding SIS domain-containing protein — MVEQRIQQQFIDSADLTYQWAQTLARPVMDALQALLACVTGGGKVLVCGNGASGALAQYMTTLLVGGMERPRPELPALSLSADAATLTAVARRGEFADVFAAQVRALGAAGDVLLVLTSKGDTANLVRAAQAAHERDMVVVALTGRGGGELARMLRETDVHVGVPQEGVAHIHEAHQLVLHALCDGLDIELLGEEEIAE, encoded by the coding sequence ATGGTGGAACAACGCATTCAGCAGCAATTCATCGACAGCGCCGACCTCACTTACCAGTGGGCGCAGACCCTGGCACGCCCGGTGATGGACGCGTTGCAGGCGCTGCTGGCCTGCGTCACCGGCGGCGGCAAGGTGCTGGTCTGCGGCAACGGCGCTTCGGGCGCGCTGGCGCAGTACATGACCACGCTGCTGGTCGGCGGCATGGAGCGCCCCCGGCCTGAATTGCCCGCGCTGTCGCTCAGCGCCGACGCGGCGACGCTGACGGCCGTGGCGCGCCGCGGCGAGTTTGCCGACGTGTTCGCCGCGCAGGTGCGCGCGCTGGGCGCGGCGGGCGACGTGCTGCTGGTGCTCACGTCCAAGGGCGACACCGCCAACCTGGTGCGCGCGGCGCAGGCCGCCCACGAGCGCGACATGGTCGTGGTCGCGCTCACGGGGCGCGGCGGCGGTGAGCTTGCCCGCATGCTGCGCGAAACGGATGTTCACGTGGGCGTGCCGCAGGAAGGCGTGGCCCACATTCACGAAGCGCACCAGCTGGTGCTGCATGCCCTGTGCGACGGCCTGGATATTGAGCTGCTGGGCGAAGAGGAGATTGCTGAATGA
- a CDS encoding YraN family protein: MPLLNWKRSSVTRQTGAAAEDVALAHLQAAGMALVTRNYRTPGRGGGEIDLVMRAPDGTLLFVEVRARSGAAQGGAAATVGHVKQRRLVHAAQHYLMQHATPPPCRFDVVAIDGDRIEWLRGAFDAG, encoded by the coding sequence ATGCCGCTATTGAATTGGAAGCGTAGCAGCGTCACGCGGCAAACCGGCGCGGCCGCCGAAGACGTGGCGTTGGCGCACCTTCAGGCCGCTGGCATGGCGCTGGTCACGCGCAATTATCGAACGCCGGGGCGCGGCGGTGGCGAGATCGACCTGGTCATGCGCGCGCCAGACGGCACGCTGCTGTTTGTCGAGGTGCGCGCCCGCAGCGGCGCCGCGCAAGGCGGCGCGGCCGCCACCGTGGGCCACGTCAAGCAGCGGCGCCTGGTGCACGCCGCGCAGCACTACCTGATGCAGCACGCCACGCCGCCGCCATGCCGGTTTGACGTGGTCGCCATCGACGGCGACCGCATCGAATGGCTGCGCGGCGCGTTCGACGCGGGCTGA